In Gadus chalcogrammus isolate NIFS_2021 chromosome 11, NIFS_Gcha_1.0, whole genome shotgun sequence, a single window of DNA contains:
- the zgc:91890 gene encoding solute carrier family 52, riboflavin transporter, member 3-B: protein MSLLTHVLACLFGMGSWVAINGMWVELPLVVPGIPEGWYLPSYLTVIIQMANVGPLFITLMHRFRPGALDERPVIYCIVVLGIVATFLLAFFWNTAVEFAGALRSVPLLVLSFLLSVVDCTSSVTFLPFMMRLGPQFLTTYFVGEGLSGLVPALVALIQGVGLVHCRNATVASVAGVTLNTTATGGSGDLEAIYQPANFSARVFFVFLSAMMVVCLGAFVLLNHHPAVVRERKDHRYLGEESARDKREQGLSLHSQAPEQRPMISPLEPPARERRSSFGMGTYSKGEVVFIFMVLAWVNALTNAVLPSVQSYSCLPYGNQAYHLAATMAAVANPVACFIAMFTPIRSLVFMLFLTVVGTGFGAYIMAVAAFSPCPPLVDSPSGVAIIVISWILFVLTLSYVKVIIGVILRDEGHSALVWCGAVVQLGSMIGAISMFPLVSVYGLFKSGDPCNTKCLN from the exons ATGTCTCTGCTCACCCATGTGCTGGCATGTCTCTTCGGCATGGGCTCATGGGTGGCCATCAACGGGATGTGGGTGGAGCTGCCCCTGGTGGTCCCGGGGATCCCGGAGGGCTGGTACCTTCCGTCCTACCTGACGGTCATCATCCAGATGGCCAACGTTGGGCCCCTCTTCATCACCCTCATGCACCGCTTCCGCCCTGGCGCGCTGGACGAGCGGCCGGTCATCTACTGCATCGTGGTGCTGGGCATCGTCGCCACCTTCCTGCTGGCCTTCTTCTGGAACACTGCCGTGGAGTTCGCCGGCGCGCTGCGTAGCGTGCCACTGCTGGTGCTGAGCTTCCTGCTGTCCGTGGTGGACTGCACGTCCTCGGTGACCTTCCTGCCCTTCATGATGAGGCTGGGACCCCAGTTCCTCACCACGTACTTTGTCGGGGAGGGCCTCAGCGGGCTGGTGCCCGCCCTGGTGGCTCTGATCCAGGGGGTGGGGCTGGTCCACTGCCGCAACGCCACTGTAGCAAGCGTTGCCGGTGTGACGCTCAACACGACTGCGACGGGCGGCAGTGGGGACCTGGAGGCGATCTACCAGCCGGCCAACTTCTCCGCCCGGGTGTTCTTCGTCTTCCTCAGTGCCATGATGGTGGTGTGTCTTGGGGCCTTTGTGCTGCTCAACCACCACCCTGCTGTGGTGCGAGAGAGGAAGGACCACCGGTACCTGGGGGAAGAGTCGGCGAGGGACAAGAGGGAGCAGGGACTGTCATTGCACAGCCAAGCCCCGGAGCAAAGGCCCATGATCAGCCCCTTGGAGCCCCCTGCTAGGGAGAGGAGAAGCTCTTTTGGGATGGGCACGTACAGCAAGGGCGAGGTGGTGTTCATCTTCATGGTGCTGGCCTGGGTCAATGCGCTGACCAACGCTGTGCTGCCGTCGGTGCAGTCCTACTCCTGTCTTCCCTATGGGAACCAGGCCTACCACCTCGCCGCCACCATGGCGGCTGTGGCCAACCCAGTGGCCTGTTTCATTGCCATGTTCACACCGATCAG GTCCCTCGTGTTCATGTTATTTTTGACCGTGGTTGGAACAGGCTTCGGGGCTTACATCATGGCAGTGGCTGCCTTCAGTCCCTGTCCTCCACTAGTCGACAGTCCTTCTGGTGTTGCTATCATA GTGATTTCCTGGATCCTGTTTGTCCTAACCCTGTCCTATGTGAAGGTCATTATCGGAGTGATTCTGCGAGATGAGGGCCACAGCGCACTCGTGTGGTGTGGAGCAGTAGTCCAGCTTGGCTCCATGATCGGAGCTATTTCCATGTTTCCACTTGTCAGTGTCTACGGACTTTTCAAATCTGGTGATCCCTGTAACACCAAATGTCTAAACTAA